In the genome of Dyadobacter fermentans DSM 18053, the window ACCGCGCATTGACCGTCAGCGACGAGCCGTCGGTGCCTTTTTTGGTGATGATGTTGATTACGCCCGCCAGCGCATCGGTGCCGTACATGACCGACATCGGCCCTTCCACGATTTCAACGCGCTCGATCGTGTTGATATCGATCTGCCCAAGGCTCTCGCGCGTGCTGCCCCGGTCGACCATCGGAATGCCGTCGAGCAGGATCTTAACGCCCTGGCCCGACATTCCCATGAGCTGAATGTCGCTCGTGCCGAGGGTCAAATCGTTTGAAAACCGTATTCCAAGCTCTGTGTTGAGGATCGTTTGCAGGTTGGTAGCACCACGCAGCCGAATTCGTTCGCTATCGATCGTGCGCACCTGGTATACCGAGTTGCGCAGCGACTGCGGCTCTGACTGGCCGGTGATGACCACCTCGTTCAGCGCGCGCGAGCTGTCCATGGGTGTGGATTGTGCGGTAGAAGGTGTAAAAGCTCCGCTGACCTCCTGCGCCATCAGTCGGCTGATTGTCAGCAAAATCAGGGAGACGGTAAAGTAATATTTCACGGAGGATTTAATTTAGACTAATTATAATCGCAAATGAAAAGATTATTTAGACTAATTACAATTACACTAAAATAAATTTTTTGTGATTGACGGAAGAGCGTCTTCGGTCACAGGCGGGAAATGCTACCGGATGGTCGCTTGCAGCATTACGGTAACGATGTCTTTTAGTTTCCAGTCCTTCTCGCCGATCCGGTAGTCCAGCCGGTTGACTTCGAAGGTGCTGGTGAGTGAATAGGTGCCGTCGGCATTCCTGGCGGCGGCGAAGGGAAGCGTCACGTTTTTCGCCACGTCGCGCATGGTCAATGTGCCTGTTGCCTGGTATTTGTCGCCCTTTTTCTCGACTTTGGAAGATTTGAAACGGATATCGGGATACTTCTCGACCCAGAAGTATTTGTCACTTTTCATATCCTTATCCCGCGAATTGTTGTTCGTTTTGAATGTGCTGGCAGCGATTTTCAGGTCAAACGACGCATTTTCCGGGTTCTTTTCATTAAAAACCGCCTCACCGCGCGGTGCATCGAATGTGCCGTTGCAAGTGCCCAGAATGAATTTGACGCTGAATTTCGTAGAGCCTGAAACGATTTTAGAGGTTTGTGCGGACACACCGCCAGCCATTGCGAGCGTGAGCCATAATGCGGGGAGGAGCCGGGTGCGCATTTCGGTCGTGTTTTAAATGAATATCAGAGTTCTTCGAGCAACGATTCACCTTCCGACTGGTCGCCGGATGTCCATTGCCATTTCTCATGCATACGGATTTTGCCGTTCGGGAGTTGCTCGGGCGTGGATTTGCAAATGCCGGTGGTGATTTCGCCCTTATCGTTTACCTGGTGGTAGCGCATGTCGAGATTGCCCTGCTCGTCCACGAGCGCAATGAGGTGTCCCGCACGGATGCGACCGCCCGAGTAGGTGGATGTGACGATGTTGCCGGTTTGCTGATACACGAATCGCATGGAAAGATCCACTTCGCCGTTTTCAGAATTGGACAATGGGACGAATACTTTGTTGTTATAGTTGATCATCGTAAAAAGCAGTCTTAATGCGCTAAATATAGGCATTAAGACTGCTTTTTGATCAAAGGACGGACGTAATCCACCAGGTATTTCCGCAAGGATCGGCCACTCCGCAGCTGCGGCCATAGTCCTGGTCGGCGGGCGGCATCACGCTCGTTCCGCCGGCGTCGAGTGCTTTTTGGTAGGTATCGTCGGCATTATCGACATACACAAACAGGTTGGCAGGCTGTGCGGGCCATTCGGGGCGACTGTCGCAAAACATGATGGTGCTGTCGCCGATCCGCACCTCCGAATGTCGGATTTGCTCCGGATGATCCTCCTGGTATTGCGTGGCGCCGATCGTGCCACCGAAAACGGTGGTGGTGAAGTCTCTGAATTTCGGCGCACCGTCCAGCATCAGGTAAGGCATGATGGTCTGATGGCCGTTTGGGATTTTTGTTGTGCTCATGAATTTTTTGCTTTTGGTTTAAACAAAAGTAGACCGGCAGTGAACCTTGAAATTGGAAAAATACGACATCATACATCCCGATAACCCATGCCTTCCGCTTCGCCGGAAAAGTAGGTTTTGGGATGCTCGCCCGAGAATGCCTTGAAATCATGAATGAAATGCGACTGGTCGTAATAGCCGCATTCGTAGGCAATTTCGGTCAGCGATTTTTCCTTGTTGCCGTATTCGTTCAGCGCCGAGTGGAAGCGGATGATCCGGCTGAACAGTTTGGGACTAAATCCCGAAAACGCCAGAAACTTCCGTTCGAACTGACGAGTAGAGAGAAAACTTTGTGCCGCAAGATCAGGAATCCGCGCAAGGCCGTTGGAGCGGATCACACTGCCGATCACTGAGAACACGGCCGGTTCGTGCACGTCGCGACTGCGGATACATTTCCTCAGAAAATCCGAAATGATTCCGACGCGCCGGGCGTGGTCGCCGGCCAGCATGACGCGTTCTTCGAGCTCGGCGCCTTCCCGGCCGAGGAAAGTCGTGAGGTCGGGCATTTGGTTGCTGAGTTCCGCCGCCGAAATGCCGAACAGCGCCGGTATGGCGTAGGGGTACAAATAAACGCCCATTATTCCGAAGTCCTGCCCGATCACAAACCGGCGGAAGGATCGCGACTGCCCGTGAATGCCGGAACGGAATGAGCGCTCGGTTTCGTTACTTCGGAGGATTTCGTCGAACACCCCTTTGAAATGAAATACCATTTCTGCGCAGCCGTCGGCCATGGTCCGGTGGAAGTAGGGTTCGCTGTCGGCAAGGTCGTGTTCGAGCACCCAGAAAAAGCGGACGTACCGGGCCAGATCGGCAGAAGGCGGGATCGTAAAGTATTTCATGGCAGCCATTGGTGGTGAAGCGCTGTCTAAAATAAAGGATTGAATGCAAAAAGATCAGTGTCAGGAATAATATTAATAAACTATTAACCCTATCTGGCTTGAAGAGATACTTTTATTATGTTCAGTGAAATTTATATTTTTGAAATCTCTTTAATACATTTGAACGGCGTACGGACCTCTTAAAAAGATGCTTGTTCGCTGCGAGGGGGCGACCCCGGCAGTATAATAACTAGTTGATTACCTACTCAATTTCTTGCTATGAAATTAGTGCCGATAGAAAAGCGCACCGGACTTACGCGCGAAGAATTCATCGAAAATTATCTAAAACCAAGTCGCCCGGTCGTTTTTACCGACCTGGCAAAGGATTGGCCGGCTG includes:
- a CDS encoding YceI family protein, producing the protein MRTRLLPALWLTLAMAGGVSAQTSKIVSGSTKFSVKFILGTCNGTFDAPRGEAVFNEKNPENASFDLKIAASTFKTNNNSRDKDMKSDKYFWVEKYPDIRFKSSKVEKKGDKYQATGTLTMRDVAKNVTLPFAAARNADGTYSLTSTFEVNRLDYRIGEKDWKLKDIVTVMLQATIR
- a CDS encoding VOC family protein, which encodes MSTTKIPNGHQTIMPYLMLDGAPKFRDFTTTVFGGTIGATQYQEDHPEQIRHSEVRIGDSTIMFCDSRPEWPAQPANLFVYVDNADDTYQKALDAGGTSVMPPADQDYGRSCGVADPCGNTWWITSVL
- a CDS encoding helix-turn-helix transcriptional regulator codes for the protein MKYFTIPPSADLARYVRFFWVLEHDLADSEPYFHRTMADGCAEMVFHFKGVFDEILRSNETERSFRSGIHGQSRSFRRFVIGQDFGIMGVYLYPYAIPALFGISAAELSNQMPDLTTFLGREGAELEERVMLAGDHARRVGIISDFLRKCIRSRDVHEPAVFSVIGSVIRSNGLARIPDLAAQSFLSTRQFERKFLAFSGFSPKLFSRIIRFHSALNEYGNKEKSLTEIAYECGYYDQSHFIHDFKAFSGEHPKTYFSGEAEGMGYRDV